One genomic window of Glycine max cultivar Williams 82 chromosome 16, Glycine_max_v4.0, whole genome shotgun sequence includes the following:
- the LOC100499935 gene encoding 60S ribosomal protein L13: MVKHNNVIPNGHFRKHWQNYVKTWFNQPARKTRRRLARQKKAVKIFPRPTAGPLRPIVHGQTLKYNMKVRSGRGFSLEELKAVGIPKKLGPTIGISVDHRRKNRSLESLQANVQRLKTYKAKLVVFPRRAHKVKAGDSTPEELANATQVQGSFLPIVREKPTVDLVKVTDEMKAFKAYYKLRLERTNKRHYGARLKKAAEAEKEDKK; encoded by the exons ATGGTTAAGCATAACAACGTTATCCCCAATGGGCACTTCAGGAAACACTGGCAAAACTATGTGAAGACTTGGTTTAATCAACCAGCACGGAAGACCAGAAGGCGTTTAG CTCGGCAGAAGAAGGCTGTCAAGATTTTCCCAAGGCCTACTGCTGGACCTCTCAGGCCAATTGTTCATGGCCAGACTCTGAAATACAACATGAAAGTCAGATCTGGGAGAGGATTTTCTCTCGAAGAGTTGAAG GCTGTGGGAATTCCCAAGAAACTTGGTCCAACTATTGGGATTTCTGTTGATCACCGGAGAAAGAATCGTTCTTTGGAGAGTCTGCAGGCCAATGTGCAGAGGCTCAAAACCTACAAGGCTAAGTTGGTTGTGTTCCCAAGAAGGGCACACAAGGTCAAG GCTGGTGATTCTACCCCTGAAGAGCTGGCTAATGCCACTCAAGTTCAGGGTTCATTCTTGCCCATTGTGAGGGAGAAGCCAACTGTTGACCTTGTTAAGGTAACAGATGAAATGAAGGCATTCAAAGCTTATTATAAGCTTCGTCTTGAACGCACCAACAAACGCCACTACGGTGCGCGCCTAAAGAAGGCCGCAGAAGCAGAGAAAGAGGACAAAAAATGA